Genomic segment of Rhodocaloribacter litoris:
TCATACGAGGTGTGTGCGGGCTGCTCGGACTCCTGATGGTCCTTCCCGCCCCCTCGCTCCTGGCGCAGCGGAGCCGGTACGACGTGCCCGTTCCGATCGCCGAAGCCCGGCGCGACGCGGACGGCGACTTCGTGCCGGATCGCCTCGGCGACACGCTGACCGTCGCCGGTTATGCCACCGTCGGCACGGGGATCCTGCACGGCAGGCGGCTCCAGCTCTTCGTGCAGGATGCCTCGGCCGGCATCGCCGTCTTCGATGAAGCGATGCCGCAGCCCGTCCGGCAGGGCGACAGCCTGGTGGTCATCGGAGTGCTGGAGATGGACCGGGGCCTGACGGTGCTGCGCCCCCTCTACTACCACGCCCGCCCGGCGCGGGGAACGCCGCCGGCTCCCCTCGCGCTGTCGCTCGACGAAGCCGGGGAAGCCCACGAGGGCCGGCTGGTGCAGGTCACGGGACGGGTGCTCGTCTCCGACCGCACCCGCAGCGGGGGGCAGTACCTGACGCTGATGCCGGTGGATGGCGGCCCGGCCCGGCTGCAGGTCTACCTTGAACCGGCGCACGAGACCGGCCTCGACCTGCGGCACTACGCCGCCGGCGACGTCTACCGGATGACCGGGATCCTCGGCCAGTTCGACCTCGAACCGCCCTACGACACCGGCTACCAGCTGCTGCCTCGCGCGCCGGGCGACATCATCCGGGACGGCCTGCCCGGGCACCTGCAACGCCGGCTCGTCTACGTGGGCCTCTGCGTGCTGATCCTCGCCCTGGCCGGCATGGTGCTGCTGCGGGGGCAGGTGATCCGCCGCACGCGCGAGCTGGCCGAAACGGACCGGCGCTTCCGCACCATCTACGAAGGCGTGCTGGACATCATCCTCGTCGTCGACGACGACCGGCGCATCCTGAACGCCAACCCCGAAGCCTGCCGGGCCCTCGGATACCCCGAGGCCACGCTGCAACGCCTGCGCCTGGACGACCTCGTCGAGGACGGCGCGGTCGAGCCGCTCTTTCCCAGCACCACCGGCGTCACCGACCACCGCTTCGAGACGTGCCTGCGCACCCGGGACGACCGCTCCCTCCACGTCGCCGGGCGGGTCAACCGCATCCACTTTGCCGGGCCCGCACGGCGCCGCCCGGCACACGCGGCGCAGTGGCTCTTCGTCCTGCACGACATCACCCGGCACAAGGAGCAGGAAGCCGAACTGATCGCCGCCAAGGAACGGGCCGAAGAGCTCAACCGCCTCAAGTCCACCTTCCTGGCCAACGTCAGCCACGAGGTGCGCACCCCCATGAACGGGATCATCGGCATCGCCAGCCTGCTCGAGAAAACCCCGCTGACGCCGGAACAACGTGAATACATGCAGATCATCCAGCACAGCGGCAACGCCCTGCTGGCGATCCTCAACGACATCCTCGACTTTTCGAAGATCGAGGCGAACCAGATCACCCTCGAGCACCGCCCCTTTGCCGTGCGGGCGTGCGTGGAGGAGGCGATCGACATGGTCGCGCTGCGGGCCTCACGGAAGGGGTTGCGCCTGGCCTACATCTTCTCGCCCGGCGTCCCGCCCGCCGTCACCGGCGACGTGACCCGGCTGCGCCAGGTGCTGGTGAACCTGCTCTCGAACGCCGTCAAGTTCACGGAGGAGGGCGAGGTGACGGTGTACGTCACCGTTGCGGAAGAGGCGGCCGACGGCTGGCGGCTCCGCTTCGCCGTGCGGGACACCGGCATCGGCATGCCCGGCGACCGGCTCGACCGCCTGTTCCAGCCCTTCAGCCAGATCGACGCGTCCACCACCCGCAAGTATGGCGGGACGGGGCTGGGCCTGGCCATCAGCCGGCGCCTGTGCGAGCTGATGGGCGGCACGATGGCGGTCGAGAGCCGGGTGGGCGTCGGCACCACGTTCACCTTCACCGTGCAGGTCGGGAGGCCGCCCGTCGCCCCCGGCGACGCGCGATGCGCCGACCTGGCCGGGCGGCATGTGCTGGTGGTGCATCCGAGCGCCACGTTCCGCGAGAGCCTCACACGCCAGCTCGAAGACCTGGGGCTGACGGTCGAGGCCGTCGCCACCCCGGCGGTCCTGGACCGGCGCGAGGCCGGGCGTGCCTTCGACGTGGCGCTCGTGGACGCGGTGCCGGCCCCCGGTGCGTCCTCGCCTTCGTCACCGGCCCGGCTGTTGCGCGAGCGCCTGCCCGGCATACCGGTAATCACCCTGTTCCCCTTCGGCGGGGAGGCCGCTGCCCCCGGCGGGGGACTGCGCCTGCACAAGCCGGTCAAACTGGCCCGGCTGCGCGAGGTGCTGCGGCAGGCCCTCTTTCCGGAGACCGCCCGGGAAGCCCGGCCCGGCACGCCGGAACCCGATCTGCCCGCTCGCCCGCACGCCCCGCTCCGCGTCCTGCTGGCCGAGGACAACCCGATCAACCAGCGCATCGCCCTGCAGATGCTGTCCAAGCTGGGCCACCGGGCCGACCTGGCCGAAAACGGCCTCGAAGCCCTCGACGCCCTGGCACGGCAGCCGTACGACGTGGTCCTGCTCGACGTGCAGATGCCCGAGATGGACGGCCTGGAGGCCGCCCGGCAGATTCGCGCCCGCTACGGGGAACGCGCGCCCTGCCTGGTGGCCCTGACCGCCCATGCCCTCGAAGACCAGCAGGCCGAGTGCATGGCCGCCGGCATGCAGCACTACCTCAGCAAACCGGTGCGGCTGGAAACCCTCCAGCACCTCCTGGACCGGATCGCCCGCGAACACGCCGTCGCCAGGCGACGCCCCGCCTCCGGCTCCACGACCCCAACCTGACCGCCCGGGAACTTTCCCCTCCGCGTGCGGATGCACACCCCGCTCCCGCGGCTCGTACCGCCAACCTGCCGGCCCCATGCCCCTGCCCCCCTCCGACGCCTGCCCACCCGACGGCGCCGTGCTGGCCCGCCTGCTGGCCCGGCACTTCCGCTGGGACGGCTGGGAAACCCTCATCGTGCAGAACGGCTACACCATCGACCGCCCCCGTCACACACGCCACCCCCGCTTCCCCGATATCATCTACCCGATCGACTACGGCTACCTCAACCTCACCCGCAGCACCGACGGCGAGGCCATCGACCTGTTCGTCGGCTCCGCCGCCAACGGCCTGGTGGCCCTCCTTCTGACCCACGACTACCGCCGCGGCGACCGCGAGGTCAAGCTGCTCTACAACTGCACCCCGGAGGAGATTTACCTGGTGAACGGGTTCATCAACTTCGACCGGACGCTGATGGCGGGATGGCTCGTCCTGCGCTACCCGATGCAGGCCCTGTGGGATGGCGCCGGCGCTTCTCCGTGAGGAACCCCGACCCCGATCCGAGGGTCTTCTCACCAAGACTTCACCGGCTCCCGGACGAACGAAGCTTGCATCCGGCGGGGCGGGGTTTTAACTTTGCGGTCCTTTCGCGCTCCGGCCCCTGCCGCAAGACCGGTGTCCGGGTCGGAACGATCCCGTAGCTCAGCTGGTAGAGCATCTGACTTTTAATCAGAGGGTCCCAGGTTCGAATCCTGGCGGGATCACACGACACGGCGCATACGCGCCGGCGAAAACAGGGGGCGGATTTTTGCATGAAGCGGGCCACCCGCGGAAACAAATTGACGATCCGCACCCTAAAATTTGCCCTGACAAGCCCAGGTGGCGGAATAGGTAGACGCGCCGTCTTGAGGGGGCGGTGCCCGAAAGGGCGTGCTGGTTCGACTCCAGTCCTGGGCACTCCGACGCACCTCCCGAGCCGCTGAGTCACAACGACTTGGCGGCTTCTTTTCTGGGTGCTCCGGCCCACATTTCGACAACAAAGTCCCCGGACACCGGATTCGTGCCCGGACCGGCCTGCGCGACGACGCTCTTCACGTTACCTCCGGTCACACCGGGCTTTTCCACCCTTTCCCGCACGCTTCTCGCCCGGCCTCTCACGGGGTGGCATGACGAGCGCTTTTGTTTTAACATGAGAGCGGTCTCCGCATGCACGGCCCAGCGTCCCGGCTCATGTCCCGTCCCCCCCTTGCGTTCATGCGGCTCAAGCGGCTCTTCGACGAAGGTGCCGAACTGACCCTGCCCGAGATGGCGATGCGCCTCGGCATTTCCGAGCGGCATGCCCGGCGCGTGTTGCACGAACTCATCGACGGCGGCCTCCCGCTCGTACACCGCC
This window contains:
- a CDS encoding hybrid sensor histidine kinase/response regulator; this translates as MIRPPLIRGVCGLLGLLMVLPAPSLLAQRSRYDVPVPIAEARRDADGDFVPDRLGDTLTVAGYATVGTGILHGRRLQLFVQDASAGIAVFDEAMPQPVRQGDSLVVIGVLEMDRGLTVLRPLYYHARPARGTPPAPLALSLDEAGEAHEGRLVQVTGRVLVSDRTRSGGQYLTLMPVDGGPARLQVYLEPAHETGLDLRHYAAGDVYRMTGILGQFDLEPPYDTGYQLLPRAPGDIIRDGLPGHLQRRLVYVGLCVLILALAGMVLLRGQVIRRTRELAETDRRFRTIYEGVLDIILVVDDDRRILNANPEACRALGYPEATLQRLRLDDLVEDGAVEPLFPSTTGVTDHRFETCLRTRDDRSLHVAGRVNRIHFAGPARRRPAHAAQWLFVLHDITRHKEQEAELIAAKERAEELNRLKSTFLANVSHEVRTPMNGIIGIASLLEKTPLTPEQREYMQIIQHSGNALLAILNDILDFSKIEANQITLEHRPFAVRACVEEAIDMVALRASRKGLRLAYIFSPGVPPAVTGDVTRLRQVLVNLLSNAVKFTEEGEVTVYVTVAEEAADGWRLRFAVRDTGIGMPGDRLDRLFQPFSQIDASTTRKYGGTGLGLAISRRLCELMGGTMAVESRVGVGTTFTFTVQVGRPPVAPGDARCADLAGRHVLVVHPSATFRESLTRQLEDLGLTVEAVATPAVLDRREAGRAFDVALVDAVPAPGASSPSSPARLLRERLPGIPVITLFPFGGEAAAPGGGLRLHKPVKLARLREVLRQALFPETAREARPGTPEPDLPARPHAPLRVLLAEDNPINQRIALQMLSKLGHRADLAENGLEALDALARQPYDVVLLDVQMPEMDGLEAARQIRARYGERAPCLVALTAHALEDQQAECMAAGMQHYLSKPVRLETLQHLLDRIAREHAVARRRPASGSTTPT